A region from the Thauera humireducens genome encodes:
- a CDS encoding methyltransferase domain-containing protein, translating to MSWEPERYLKYGSLRLRPALDLLMRVRHDSPRRVVDLGCGPGTVTTVLAERWPDAEIIGVDSSAEMLARAAAAYPRLMWVDADIAHWRTDVPADVIFSNAALHWLDDHEGLFARLAANLAPAGALAVQMPANFDAPSHRSIRALADGAKWSSCLAGARMGSVMTAERYWTLMSSLFHSVELWETIYWQRLQGENAVLEWLQGTTLVPYLARLDEGQRAEFLAELGVELLRAYPVRAEGDVLFPFKRLFMIGAGVR from the coding sequence GTGAGTTGGGAGCCCGAGCGCTACCTGAAGTATGGCAGTCTGCGCTTGCGCCCTGCGCTGGACCTGCTCATGCGGGTCAGGCACGACAGTCCCAGGCGTGTGGTCGACCTGGGGTGTGGTCCGGGGACCGTCACGACCGTGTTGGCCGAGCGATGGCCAGATGCCGAGATCATCGGTGTGGATTCGTCCGCCGAGATGTTGGCGCGTGCGGCTGCGGCGTATCCGCGCCTGATGTGGGTCGATGCGGATATCGCGCACTGGCGGACGGATGTGCCGGCTGATGTGATCTTCTCCAATGCGGCGCTCCATTGGCTGGACGACCACGAGGGCTTGTTTGCGCGCCTCGCGGCAAATCTGGCTCCAGCCGGGGCGCTTGCGGTTCAGATGCCGGCCAACTTCGATGCGCCGTCGCATCGCAGCATTCGCGCACTTGCTGACGGGGCGAAATGGTCGTCGTGCCTTGCCGGCGCGCGTATGGGGTCGGTGATGACTGCGGAGCGCTACTGGACGCTGATGTCGTCACTGTTTCACAGCGTTGAGTTGTGGGAGACGATTTACTGGCAGCGACTGCAGGGCGAGAACGCGGTTCTCGAATGGTTGCAGGGTACGACACTGGTGCCGTATCTCGCGCGCCTGGATGAGGGGCAGCGCGCGGAGTTTCTGGCAGAACTTGGCGTCGAGCTGTTGCGCGCCTATCCGGTTCGAGCGGAGGGCGACGTGCTCTTTCCGTTCAAGCGTCTCTTCATGATCGGCGCGGGGGTGCGCTGA
- the rsmB gene encoding 16S rRNA (cytosine(967)-C(5))-methyltransferase RsmB, which translates to MLRAAELVAGVIEGGNLTDAFERMLEAHRDWPESTRGAVRDLAWTTLRDFGRGDAVLDRLLHSPPPTLVQALLLVAVQRLSQRPAQAHTAVDQAVQAVATAMPGLKGMVNGVLRNALRQQSEWAGWIGASRVSAHAYPAWWIERIRASLPEQWEAVLAVGNQRPPMALRVNLRRCTLEAARAELAAAGIEAKRLGDATLLLAQPVAVARLPGYAEGRVSVQDAGAQQAARLLAPRDGERVLDACAAPGGKTAHLLESADVELLALELEPQRAQRIGANLERLGLRAEIRVADCCDLRSWWDGRPFDRILADVPCSASGVVRRHPDIKWLRRDEDIAGFAKQQRRIVDALWQTLAPGGTMLYVTCSVFEQENAAQIARFLDRHADAECVPIHAASDCQLLPDAEHDGFYFARLRKQA; encoded by the coding sequence ATGCTGCGGGCTGCCGAACTGGTTGCTGGCGTGATCGAGGGCGGCAATCTCACCGACGCCTTCGAGCGCATGCTCGAAGCCCATCGGGATTGGCCCGAATCCACGCGCGGGGCTGTGCGCGATCTCGCCTGGACGACGCTGCGCGACTTCGGTCGCGGCGATGCCGTGCTCGACCGCCTGCTGCACAGCCCGCCACCGACCCTGGTCCAGGCCCTGTTGCTGGTGGCCGTTCAGCGCCTGAGCCAGCGTCCTGCGCAGGCCCACACGGCGGTCGACCAGGCGGTGCAGGCAGTGGCGACGGCGATGCCCGGCCTGAAAGGCATGGTCAATGGGGTGCTGCGCAACGCGCTGCGGCAGCAGTCCGAATGGGCAGGATGGATTGGCGCGAGCCGGGTGTCGGCGCACGCGTATCCAGCCTGGTGGATCGAACGGATCCGGGCGTCCCTGCCCGAGCAGTGGGAGGCCGTGCTCGCGGTGGGTAATCAGCGTCCGCCGATGGCGTTAAGGGTGAATCTGCGTCGCTGCACGCTCGAGGCCGCGCGTGCCGAACTCGCCGCGGCGGGAATCGAGGCAAAGCGCCTGGGCGATGCCACCCTGTTGCTGGCGCAGCCAGTGGCCGTGGCGCGCCTGCCGGGTTATGCCGAGGGCAGGGTGTCGGTGCAGGACGCAGGCGCCCAGCAGGCCGCTCGACTGCTGGCCCCACGGGACGGCGAACGCGTGCTCGACGCCTGCGCTGCGCCGGGCGGCAAGACGGCGCACCTGCTGGAGTCCGCCGACGTCGAGCTGCTCGCCCTCGAACTGGAGCCGCAGCGCGCTCAGCGTATCGGCGCCAATCTGGAGCGCCTCGGCTTGCGCGCCGAGATCCGTGTGGCCGATTGCTGCGACCTGCGCAGCTGGTGGGACGGGCGGCCATTCGATCGCATCCTCGCCGACGTGCCGTGCTCGGCATCCGGTGTCGTGCGCCGTCATCCGGACATCAAGTGGTTGCGTCGCGACGAGGACATCGCGGGCTTCGCGAAGCAGCAGCGGCGCATCGTCGATGCGCTTTGGCAGACGCTGGCGCCGGGTGGCACAATGCTTTACGTGACCTGCTCTGTGTTCGAGCAGGAGAATGCGGCGCAGATCGCACGCTTCCTCGATCGCCATGCCGATGCCGAATGCGTGCCCATCCATGCTGCCTCCGACTGCCAGTTGCTGCCCGACGCCGAACATGACGGCTTCTACTTTGCCCGGCTCCGCAAGCAGGCGTGA
- the speE gene encoding polyamine aminopropyltransferase, which translates to MKGRLLPAQEGVLAEQLSADVGFFCRAGRLLEKGRSEWQDYEVWDTPAFGRLFRLDGCFMTSERDEFFYHENLIHVPGMAHAGLRKALIVGGGDGGSAEELLKYPGIERIVIAELDEKVVEISRRYLDAVHHGSLDDPRVDIRIGDGMQYLMSDGPAAGERYELIVLDLTDPVGPAEALYSEDFFRASNALLADDGALSLHIGPPIFQPERVRELVQRLRRVFRFVRPYFLYVPLYGSLWGLATASNQLDPCALGADEIERRLAERRIARLQHYNGAVHCAQFALPNHLRALLA; encoded by the coding sequence ATGAAGGGGCGTCTGCTTCCGGCTCAGGAGGGTGTTCTTGCCGAACAGCTTAGCGCCGACGTGGGTTTCTTCTGCCGTGCGGGGCGTCTGCTCGAGAAGGGGCGTTCCGAGTGGCAGGATTACGAGGTGTGGGATACGCCCGCCTTCGGCCGCCTGTTCCGTCTCGATGGCTGCTTCATGACCTCGGAGCGTGACGAGTTCTTCTACCATGAGAACCTGATCCATGTGCCGGGCATGGCTCACGCCGGGTTACGCAAGGCCCTGATCGTGGGTGGAGGCGATGGCGGTTCGGCGGAGGAGTTGCTGAAGTATCCGGGCATCGAGCGCATCGTGATCGCGGAGCTCGACGAGAAGGTGGTGGAGATCTCCCGCCGATATCTTGATGCCGTGCACCATGGATCGCTCGATGATCCGAGGGTCGATATTCGAATTGGCGATGGCATGCAGTACTTGATGTCCGACGGGCCGGCTGCCGGGGAGCGCTATGAGCTGATCGTGCTCGATCTGACCGATCCGGTGGGGCCCGCCGAGGCCCTGTACTCGGAAGACTTCTTCCGTGCAAGCAACGCCTTGCTGGCCGACGACGGCGCATTGAGCTTGCACATCGGGCCGCCGATCTTCCAGCCCGAGCGTGTACGCGAACTCGTCCAGCGCCTGCGACGGGTGTTCCGGTTTGTCAGGCCGTATTTCCTTTATGTCCCGCTTTACGGAAGCCTTTGGGGGCTGGCGACCGCTTCCAATCAACTTGATCCCTGCGCACTGGGAGCCGACGAGATCGAGCGGAGGCTTGCCGAGCGCCGGATTGCGCGCCTTCAACATTACAATGGCGCTGTTCATTGCGCACAGTTTGCCCTTCCCAACCATCTGCGCGCGTTGCTGGCCTGA
- a CDS encoding TSUP family transporter: protein MEVEFLVLALGVAALFAGFVDAIVGGGGLIQLPALFTAYPGVAPATLFGTNKLASVIGTTSAAIQYSRRVAIPWAVAAPGAVAALVGSWFGAKAVAFLDPALLRPLILMLMVMVAVYTFVRKDLGSISTEPIHGARSVTLAVSIGGVVGFYDGFFGPGTGSFLIFLFIRFLGMDFLRASVTAKILNVATNVAAIAYFAGNVELMWQLAALMAVCNLTGSVVGSRMAMRHGTGFVRKMFLAVVSVLIARLAYDTFLR, encoded by the coding sequence ATGGAAGTCGAGTTTCTCGTTCTGGCGCTCGGGGTCGCTGCGCTGTTTGCTGGTTTCGTGGACGCGATCGTCGGTGGCGGCGGCTTGATCCAGTTGCCGGCCCTTTTTACCGCCTATCCGGGCGTCGCGCCGGCTACGCTGTTCGGAACGAACAAGCTTGCCAGCGTCATCGGTACGACCAGCGCCGCGATCCAGTACAGCCGTCGGGTGGCCATCCCCTGGGCTGTCGCTGCCCCGGGGGCAGTCGCGGCCCTTGTCGGTTCGTGGTTTGGGGCGAAGGCCGTTGCCTTTCTCGATCCGGCACTCCTGCGACCGCTCATCCTGATGTTGATGGTTATGGTCGCCGTCTATACCTTCGTGCGCAAGGATCTCGGTTCGATCTCGACGGAGCCGATCCATGGGGCGCGCTCGGTAACCCTGGCAGTATCGATTGGTGGAGTGGTTGGCTTCTATGATGGCTTCTTTGGGCCAGGTACCGGCAGCTTCCTGATCTTCCTCTTCATCCGTTTCCTTGGCATGGATTTCCTGCGGGCCTCCGTCACCGCCAAGATTCTGAATGTGGCGACGAACGTTGCCGCAATCGCGTACTTTGCCGGGAATGTCGAGTTGATGTGGCAGCTTGCGGCGTTGATGGCGGTGTGCAATCTGACGGGGTCGGTTGTTGGATCGCGGATGGCAATGCGGCATGGAACCGGGTTCGTGCGCAAGATGTTCCTTGCCGTGGTCAGCGTTTTGATTGCAAGACTGGCGTACGACACCTTTCTCCGCTGA